The genomic segment GCAACTTCGGCGGGGTCGTCCTTGAACTTCATCCGGCCGATTACGGTGTCGTCCATCTTGGCGCGGTGGAAGAAATTGGTGTCCGTCGGTCCGGGCATCAACGAGGTGACGGTGACCTCGGTGCCGCGCAGCTCGTCATGCACCGCCTCGGCCAGCGACTGGATGAAGGACTTGGATGCGTTGTACACCGGCTGATGCGACCCCGGCATGGTCGAAGCGATCGAGGACGTGAACAGCACCTTGCCCGAGTTGCGACGGGCCATGTCGCGCAGCACCAACTTGGCCAGTTGCATGGTGCCGCGCACGTTGAGGTCGACGATGTCGAAGTCGTCGTCGAGTTCGGTGTCGATGAACTTGCCGCCGCGGCCCACCCCGGCGTTGAGGGCGGCCGCTGCGAGCGGCTGCTCGGAGTCGGTCACCATCCGGTAGAGCTGAGCGACGCCGTCGGCGTTGCGCAGGTCGACCTGCACCGCTTCCGCGGAGGCGCCGTCGCGGGCCAGGGCGGCGGCCGCTGCCAC from the Mycolicibacterium crocinum genome contains:
- a CDS encoding SDR family NAD(P)-dependent oxidoreductase; translated protein: MTVTRPLALITGASSGIGYQLAQQFTTHGYDVVLAAEDDGIVAAAAALARDGASAEAVQVDLRNADGVAQLYRMVTDSEQPLAAAALNAGVGRGGKFIDTELDDDFDIVDLNVRGTMQLAKLVLRDMARRNSGKVLFTSSIASTMPGSHQPVYNASKSFIQSLAEAVHDELRGTEVTVTSLMPGPTDTNFFHRAKMDDTVIGRMKFKDDPAEVARQGFEALMRGDQKVVAESMSTKAIGLANRFLPDSVKAMANRVLSAPVPR